The following coding sequences are from one Terriglobia bacterium window:
- the eutM gene encoding ethanolamine utilization microcompartment protein EutM — protein sequence MAREGEGSTLGEALGMIETRGLVAMIEAADAMVKAAKVSLVGWEKIGSGYVTAMVRGDVAAVKAATDAGAAAARRVGELISVHVIPRPHSNLEDVLPIGKSSR from the coding sequence ATGGCACGAGAGGGAGAAGGCAGCACGCTGGGTGAGGCCTTAGGAATGATTGAAACGCGTGGACTTGTCGCGATGATCGAGGCGGCCGACGCGATGGTGAAGGCTGCCAAGGTGAGCCTGGTCGGCTGGGAAAAGATCGGATCGGGCTACGTCACCGCCATGGTCCGGGGGGACGTCGCCGCCGTCAAGGCCGCGACCGATGCCGGCGCAGCCGCCGCCCGCCGCGTGGGCGAGTTGATCAGCGTTCATGTGATTCCGCGGCCGCATTCGAATCTTGAAGACGTTCTGCCGATCGGAAAGTCCTCGAGGTAA